One segment of Rhodanobacter thiooxydans DNA contains the following:
- the ahcY gene encoding adenosylhomocysteinase — MNAALKENHHDYKIRDLSLADWGRKELDIAEHEMPGLMSIRKKHAATLPLKGVRVTGSLHMTIQTAVLIETLKDIGADVRWASCNIFSTQDHAAAAIAATGTPVFAWKGETLEEYWDCTLDALSFPDGKGGFLGPQLVVDDGGDVTLLIHKGYELENGSKWVDEKASSHEEQVIKNLLKRVHTERPGYWHTVVKDWKGVSEETTTGVHRLYQLAEAKSLLIPAINVNDSVTKSKFDNLYGCRESLADGLKRAMDVMLAGKVAVVCGYGDVGKGCAHSLRAYGSRVVVTEIDPINALQAAMEGFEVNTVESTLGRGDIYVTTTGNKDVLTLDHLKAMKDQAIVCNIGHFDNEIQVDALNAMAGVEKINIKPQVDKYVFKDGRAIFLLAEGRLVNLGCATGHPSFVMSNSFSNQTLAQIDLWANKDKYEAKVYILPKKLDEEVARLHLEKIGVKLTTLTREQAGYLGVPVEGPYKPDHYRY; from the coding sequence ATGAACGCCGCACTCAAAGAAAACCACCACGACTACAAGATTCGCGACCTGTCGCTGGCCGACTGGGGCCGCAAGGAACTGGACATCGCCGAGCACGAGATGCCGGGCCTGATGTCGATCCGCAAGAAGCACGCCGCCACCTTGCCGCTGAAGGGCGTGCGCGTGACCGGCTCGCTGCACATGACGATCCAGACCGCGGTGCTGATCGAGACGCTGAAGGACATCGGCGCCGACGTGCGCTGGGCCTCGTGCAACATCTTCTCGACCCAGGACCATGCCGCCGCCGCGATCGCCGCCACCGGCACACCGGTGTTCGCCTGGAAGGGCGAGACGCTGGAAGAGTACTGGGACTGCACGCTGGACGCGCTGTCCTTCCCCGACGGCAAGGGCGGCTTCCTCGGCCCGCAGCTGGTGGTCGACGACGGCGGCGACGTGACGCTCTTGATCCACAAGGGCTACGAGCTGGAGAACGGTTCGAAGTGGGTCGACGAGAAGGCGTCCTCGCACGAGGAGCAGGTCATCAAGAACCTGCTCAAGCGCGTGCACACCGAGCGCCCGGGCTACTGGCACACCGTGGTGAAGGACTGGAAGGGCGTCTCCGAGGAGACCACCACCGGCGTGCATCGCCTGTACCAGCTGGCCGAGGCGAAGTCGCTGCTGATCCCGGCGATCAACGTCAACGACTCGGTCACCAAGAGCAAGTTCGACAACCTGTACGGCTGCCGCGAGTCGCTGGCCGACGGCCTGAAGCGCGCGATGGACGTGATGCTGGCCGGCAAGGTCGCCGTGGTCTGCGGCTATGGCGACGTCGGCAAGGGCTGCGCGCATTCGCTGCGTGCCTACGGTTCGCGCGTGGTGGTCACCGAGATCGACCCGATCAACGCGCTGCAGGCGGCGATGGAAGGCTTCGAGGTCAACACGGTCGAGAGCACGCTGGGTCGCGGCGACATCTATGTCACCACCACCGGCAACAAGGACGTGCTGACGCTGGATCACCTGAAGGCGATGAAGGACCAGGCCATCGTCTGCAACATCGGCCACTTCGACAACGAGATCCAGGTCGACGCGCTGAACGCGATGGCCGGCGTCGAGAAGATCAACATCAAGCCGCAGGTGGACAAGTACGTGTTCAAGGACGGCCGCGCGATCTTCCTGCTGGCCGAAGGCCGCCTGGTCAACCTGGGCTGCGCCACCGGCCACCCGAGCTTCGTGATGTCCAACTCGTTCTCCAACCAGACGCTGGCGCAGATCGACCTGTGGGCGAACAAGGACAAGTACGAGGCCAAGGTCTACATCCTGCCGAAGAAGCTCGACGAGGAAGTCGCCCGCCTGCACCTGGAGAAGATCGGCGTGAAGCTGACCACGCTGACCAGGGAACAGGCTGGCTACCTCGGCGTGCCGGTGGAAGGCCCGTACAAGCCGGATCATTACCGCTACTGA
- the ppc gene encoding phosphoenolpyruvate carboxylase, translating to MEQSREPEFLPPDGPLREDVSRLGAMVGRMLAEQGGDAFFNRVEQVRTAAIRRRREGASVDDLATSLAGLDAHDAEALARAFATYFQAVNTAERVHRIRRRRDYQREGSAPQPESLLDVLGRLKAEGVGVDELVGWLDRLWIEPVFTAHPTEAVRRSLLEKEQAIVASLIDGFDPQRTPQERQEDDDRIYMALSAGWQTAEASPVRPSVQDEREHVDFYLANPLYRIVPALYESLAQALQQTYGVAIRLPRLLRFASWVGGDMDGNPNVGADTIADCLDSQRALVLERYREDVATLARSLSQTEGRVAASVALRVRLADYRTRFPAAAAQIRPRHADMPYRCLLQLVGARLALTGDESADGYPSSDELLDDLQLIADSLLQHRGVHAGAYAVERLLCRVRSFGFHLARLDVRQDSRVHDDALAALLADPDWSTRDSSARADRLRPYASGQAAFAHSSDANAESLQAVFATLRDSRRSHGRDATGLYIISMARSAADVLAVLALARRGGLVDAAGDVPLNIAPLFETVDDLKNAPATLRALLDDPVYRRHLAARGDQQWVMLGYSDSGKDGGTLASRWGLQRAQVELLEVANAAGIHLAFFHGRGGSASRGGARITPALMSSPRGAVAGVLRVTEQGEVIHRKYGIRALALRNLEQTVGAVLRASLRPREDEPREERWREVMNTLSATSRQSYRAFVERDGFVDYFRSATPVDVIERMTLGSRPASRRSMRGVQDLRAIPWVFAWTQCRSILPGWYGLGSALEQGAQQFGEETLAEMARDWPFFTNLLDDVEMVLAKCDLDIAEAFSKLSGPLHAEFFGLIRAEFARTRHWLLQLKRSDALLQGEPRLAASIRLRNPYVDPMSLLQVDLLQRWRAGGGEDDAVLQALVACVNGVSQGLQNTG from the coding sequence GTGGAACAAAGTCGCGAACCCGAATTCCTGCCGCCCGACGGCCCGCTGCGCGAGGACGTCAGCCGGCTCGGCGCGATGGTCGGGCGGATGCTGGCCGAGCAGGGTGGCGACGCGTTTTTCAACCGGGTCGAGCAGGTACGTACCGCCGCGATCCGCCGTCGCCGCGAAGGCGCCTCGGTCGACGACCTGGCTACCTCGCTGGCTGGCCTCGACGCCCACGACGCCGAGGCGCTGGCGCGCGCGTTTGCCACCTATTTCCAGGCGGTGAACACGGCCGAGCGGGTGCACCGCATCCGCCGCCGCCGCGACTATCAGCGCGAGGGCAGCGCGCCGCAGCCGGAATCGCTGCTCGACGTGCTGGGCCGGCTGAAGGCCGAGGGCGTGGGCGTCGACGAACTGGTCGGCTGGCTCGACCGGCTGTGGATCGAGCCGGTGTTCACCGCGCACCCGACCGAGGCGGTGCGCCGCTCGCTGCTGGAGAAGGAACAGGCGATCGTCGCTTCGCTGATCGACGGCTTCGACCCGCAGCGCACGCCGCAGGAGCGGCAGGAGGACGACGACCGCATCTACATGGCGCTGTCCGCCGGCTGGCAGACCGCCGAGGCCTCGCCGGTGCGGCCCAGCGTGCAGGACGAACGCGAGCACGTGGATTTCTACCTGGCCAACCCGCTGTACCGGATCGTGCCGGCGCTGTACGAATCGCTGGCGCAGGCGCTGCAACAGACCTACGGCGTGGCAATCAGGTTGCCGCGGCTGCTGCGCTTCGCCAGCTGGGTCGGCGGCGACATGGACGGCAACCCGAACGTGGGCGCCGACACCATCGCCGACTGCCTCGACTCGCAGCGCGCGCTGGTGCTGGAGCGCTACCGCGAGGACGTGGCCACGCTGGCGCGATCGCTCAGCCAGACCGAGGGGAGGGTTGCCGCCTCGGTGGCGCTGCGCGTGCGGCTGGCAGACTACCGCACACGCTTTCCCGCCGCCGCGGCGCAGATCCGTCCGCGCCATGCCGACATGCCGTACCGCTGCCTGCTGCAGCTGGTCGGCGCGCGGCTGGCGCTGACCGGTGACGAATCTGCGGACGGCTATCCGTCCAGTGACGAATTGCTGGACGACCTGCAGCTGATCGCCGACAGCCTGTTGCAGCATCGCGGCGTGCACGCCGGCGCCTATGCGGTGGAGCGCCTGCTGTGCCGCGTGCGCAGTTTCGGCTTCCACCTGGCGCGGCTCGACGTGCGGCAGGATTCGCGCGTGCACGATGACGCGCTGGCGGCCCTGCTGGCCGATCCGGACTGGTCCACCCGCGACAGCAGTGCACGCGCCGACCGGCTGCGCCCCTACGCCAGCGGCCAAGCCGCGTTTGCGCACAGCAGCGACGCGAATGCCGAGTCGCTGCAGGCCGTGTTCGCCACCTTGCGCGACAGCCGTCGCAGCCATGGTCGCGACGCCACCGGCCTGTACATCATCAGCATGGCGCGTTCGGCCGCCGACGTGCTGGCGGTCTTGGCGCTGGCGCGGCGTGGCGGCCTGGTCGATGCGGCCGGCGACGTGCCGCTCAACATCGCGCCGCTGTTCGAGACCGTCGACGACCTGAAGAACGCGCCGGCCACGTTGCGCGCGCTGCTCGACGATCCGGTCTACCGCCGCCACCTCGCCGCGCGCGGCGACCAGCAGTGGGTGATGCTGGGCTACTCCGACAGCGGCAAGGACGGTGGCACGCTGGCCTCGCGCTGGGGCCTGCAGCGCGCCCAGGTGGAACTGCTGGAGGTGGCGAACGCGGCCGGCATCCACCTGGCCTTCTTCCACGGCCGCGGCGGCTCGGCCAGCCGCGGCGGCGCGCGCATCACGCCGGCGCTGATGTCCTCGCCGCGCGGCGCGGTGGCCGGCGTGCTGCGGGTGACCGAACAGGGCGAGGTGATCCATCGCAAGTACGGCATCCGTGCGCTGGCACTGCGCAACCTGGAGCAGACCGTGGGTGCGGTGCTGCGCGCCAGCTTGCGTCCACGTGAAGACGAACCGCGCGAAGAGCGCTGGCGCGAAGTGATGAACACGCTGTCGGCGACCAGCCGGCAGAGCTATCGCGCCTTCGTCGAGCGCGACGGATTCGTCGACTATTTCCGCAGCGCCACGCCAGTCGACGTGATCGAGCGGATGACCCTGGGCTCGCGCCCGGCCAGCCGCCGCAGCATGCGCGGCGTGCAGGACCTGCGCGCGATCCCGTGGGTATTCGCCTGGACCCAGTGCCGCTCGATCCTGCCCGGCTGGTACGGCCTGGGCAGCGCGCTGGAGCAGGGCGCGCAGCAGTTCGGCGAAGAAACGCTGGCCGAGATGGCGCGCGACTGGCCGTTCTTCACCAACCTGCTGGATGACGTGGAGATGGTGCTGGCCAAGTGCGACCTGGACATCGCCGAAGCGTTCTCGAAATTGTCCGGCCCGCTGCACGCGGAGTTCTTCGGCCTGATCCGCGCCGAGTTCGCGCGCACCCGCCACTGGCTGCTGCAACTCAAGCGCAGCGATGCGCTGCTGCAGGGCGAGCCGCGCCTGGCCGCCTCGATCCGCCTGCGCAATCCCTATGTCGATCCGATGAGCCTGCTGCAGGTCGACCTGCTGCAGCGCTGGCGCGCAGGCGGCGGCGAAGACGATGCCGTGCTGCAGGCCCTGGTCGCCTGCGTCAATGGTGTATCGCAAGGTTTGCAGAACACCGGCTGA
- a CDS encoding HEAT repeat domain-containing protein — MQVVHAAASTLTPGAWYPSCDALREQFEVYGEEARHRLLAVANASNPAEHDIAGCLLAGWPAWSPSDMPALKRAIALENGGGWIVRAMAKFPQEQAAEVVIPIVERDGAMNQAGFVLAEAMPAALPQVLRRMVHATREARDNLAAALSFESSFPADTASLDRMLHALVDASTNHSLPADEREQALLLVASFGMRARQHGAAIRALANDDDPRLRKAAHSALRSMLDPSVLEEIVASCPLPGTEATFKPDSGVPPPSADAPGESGAAGCFDALAGMGRDARQVAPRLLPYLKSTSWQWRVQTAEALGLLGNRSVSSALLPLLEDRDWQVVAAAILAEVRLGDETAIPSLQQVAQTHWFADVRRAANEAVAAMQAGNPKVLESLYRTDNRFANLLLNNPLARQVASCPLLSATRAPMRVHLHAGTLSGSDRGEFGGNLVWMRAGDPSKVLLERNVSGMLKLSDRTAWVITGLSHMGMEYAAVYRVQTTDEGKEVTISRLLNLPAASRDLSVDGDGLRSSSRVGSYLLVPADAEGRSVRISQVDCAH, encoded by the coding sequence ATGCAAGTGGTTCATGCCGCCGCGTCAACGCTGACGCCTGGTGCGTGGTATCCGTCCTGCGACGCCTTGCGCGAACAGTTCGAAGTCTACGGTGAGGAAGCCAGGCATCGCCTGCTGGCCGTGGCCAATGCCTCGAACCCGGCCGAACACGACATCGCCGGTTGCCTGCTGGCGGGTTGGCCGGCGTGGTCGCCGTCCGACATGCCCGCGCTGAAGCGGGCGATTGCGCTGGAAAACGGTGGCGGCTGGATCGTGCGTGCCATGGCGAAGTTCCCGCAAGAACAGGCGGCGGAAGTGGTCATTCCGATTGTCGAGCGTGATGGGGCCATGAACCAGGCAGGTTTCGTGCTCGCCGAAGCGATGCCTGCGGCATTGCCGCAGGTGCTGCGCAGAATGGTCCACGCAACCAGAGAGGCGCGCGACAATCTTGCTGCTGCGCTGTCGTTTGAGTCCTCGTTCCCCGCCGATACTGCTTCCCTGGACCGGATGCTGCACGCCCTGGTCGACGCATCGACGAATCATTCGCTTCCCGCAGACGAGCGGGAGCAGGCGCTGCTGCTCGTTGCCAGCTTCGGTATGCGGGCACGCCAGCATGGCGCCGCGATCCGGGCCCTGGCCAATGACGATGATCCGCGATTGCGCAAGGCGGCGCATTCCGCCTTGCGCTCAATGCTGGATCCTTCGGTGCTGGAGGAGATTGTGGCCAGTTGTCCGCTACCCGGAACCGAGGCCACGTTCAAGCCGGATTCCGGCGTGCCACCACCGTCCGCGGATGCACCGGGCGAAAGCGGTGCAGCGGGTTGTTTCGATGCGCTGGCTGGCATGGGACGGGATGCCAGGCAGGTGGCGCCACGGCTGCTGCCCTATCTGAAGTCCACCTCTTGGCAATGGCGGGTGCAGACGGCAGAGGCGCTTGGCCTGCTCGGCAACCGTTCGGTGAGTTCGGCCTTGCTTCCGTTGCTCGAGGACCGCGACTGGCAAGTCGTGGCTGCGGCGATTCTTGCCGAGGTCCGGCTGGGCGACGAGACGGCCATTCCGTCGCTGCAGCAGGTCGCGCAGACACACTGGTTTGCCGACGTTCGGCGTGCCGCCAATGAGGCCGTCGCGGCCATGCAGGCGGGCAACCCCAAGGTGCTGGAGTCGCTGTACAGGACGGATAACCGGTTCGCCAACCTGCTCTTGAACAATCCGCTCGCCAGACAGGTGGCCAGTTGTCCGCTGCTGTCGGCAACGAGAGCTCCGATGAGGGTGCATCTTCATGCCGGCACGCTCAGTGGAAGCGATCGCGGGGAGTTTGGCGGCAACCTGGTATGGATGCGCGCCGGCGATCCGTCGAAGGTGCTGCTCGAAAGAAACGTCAGCGGCATGCTGAAGCTGTCCGATCGCACGGCCTGGGTGATCACCGGCCTGTCACACATGGGCATGGAATACGCGGCGGTCTACCGGGTCCAGACAACGGACGAAGGCAAGGAGGTCACGATCTCCCGTCTGCTGAACCTGCCTGCGGCCAGTCGTGATCTTTCGGTCGACGGAGACGGACTGCGCAGCAGCAGTCGGGTCGGCTCGTACCTGCTGGTTCCTGCGGATGCCGAAGGTCGGTCGGTGCGGATCAGTCAGGTCGATTGTGCGCACTGA
- a CDS encoding GIY-YIG nuclease family protein produces the protein MSDAPGTDAWAVYLLECADGRVYTGIARDPEQRYAKHLSGKGARFTRSNPPKQLLGWIWVASRGEALKLEIAWKRLPREARIAALQASLKL, from the coding sequence ATGAGCGATGCCCCCGGCACGGACGCCTGGGCCGTCTACCTGCTCGAATGTGCCGACGGCCGCGTCTACACCGGCATCGCCCGCGACCCCGAGCAGCGCTACGCGAAACACCTCAGCGGCAAGGGCGCCCGCTTCACCCGCTCCAACCCGCCGAAGCAATTGCTGGGCTGGATATGGGTCGCCAGCCGCGGCGAGGCGCTCAAGCTGGAGATCGCGTGGAAGCGGCTGCCACGCGAGGCACGCATCGCGGCCCTGCAAGCAAGCCTCAAATTGTAG
- a CDS encoding glutathione S-transferase family protein, which produces MYTLYYAPGSANLLVHLALLEIGAPHELKRIDIDKGEQRSAAYLAVNPNGVVPTLMVDGVPHGEAAALAMLLAERHPEAALTPAAGSAKRADYLQWMLYLANNLQPLFRQWFYPGDHLPEGADTVKQAARAGIEKCWTKLDAHLAAHGPYLLGDHFSVVDLYALMLMRWSRNMPKPATAWPQLAALATRLKARPSWKQVCAAEGLVEWA; this is translated from the coding sequence ATGTACACGCTCTACTACGCCCCCGGCTCGGCCAACCTGCTGGTGCACCTGGCGCTGCTGGAAATCGGCGCGCCGCACGAGCTCAAGCGCATCGACATCGACAAGGGCGAGCAGCGCAGCGCGGCGTACCTGGCGGTCAACCCGAACGGCGTGGTGCCGACCCTGATGGTCGACGGCGTTCCGCACGGTGAAGCCGCGGCGCTGGCGATGCTGCTGGCCGAACGCCATCCCGAGGCGGCGCTGACGCCAGCCGCAGGGAGTGCCAAACGCGCCGACTACCTGCAGTGGATGCTGTACCTGGCCAACAACCTGCAGCCGCTGTTCCGCCAGTGGTTCTACCCCGGCGACCACCTGCCCGAAGGCGCCGACACGGTCAAGCAGGCGGCCCGCGCCGGCATCGAGAAGTGCTGGACGAAGCTCGACGCCCACCTTGCCGCGCATGGCCCGTATCTGCTGGGCGACCACTTCAGCGTGGTCGACCTGTACGCGCTGATGCTGATGCGCTGGTCGCGCAACATGCCGAAGCCGGCGACGGCATGGCCGCAGCTGGCGGCACTGGCTACGCGGCTGAAGGCACGGCCGTCGTGGAAGCAGGTCTGCGCGGCCGAAGGCTTGGTCGAGTGGGCCTGA
- a CDS encoding ATP-binding cassette domain-containing protein — MSLIQLQRVDFSIGGPLLLEHVDLSIEANERVCIVGRNGEGKSTLMKLIAGELHADDGEVRVQNGIVVARMAQEVPHGTEGSVFDVVAEGLGDLGRLLARYHHLLDAGDFDALGDVQHQIEAQHGWDLDRRVSDVITQLELPGEADFAALSGGMKRRVLLAQALVRKPDVLLLDEPTNHLDIEAIGWLESFLKQFAGSIIFVTHDRSFLRALATRIVEIDRGALTDWPGDYDNYLRRREERLHAEAQANALFDKKLAQEEVWIRQGVKARRTRNEGRVRALKALRNERAERRNLGGNVKMTAANAQASGKKVIDLQHVHQAYGGRVLIDDLSTTIMRGDRIGIIGPNGAGKSTLLKIMLGELKPQRGSAELGTGIQVAYFDQHRLQLNDQLNALDNVAEGREYIELNGQRKHIIGYLQDFLFSPERARAPITRLSGGERNRLLLAKLFAQPSNLLVMDEPTNDLDVETLELLEELLTDYQGTLLLVSHDRAFLDNVVSSTLVLEGEGRIGEYVGGYSDWLRQRPAPRSAATAGKSPAPAPVAPAAPKRKRSFKEQHELEQLPKRIEQLETDIAGRTAAMNAPAFFQQDSATIVKANEALVALQAELDTAYARWSELDG; from the coding sequence ATGTCCCTTATCCAACTGCAACGCGTCGACTTCAGTATCGGCGGCCCGCTCCTGCTCGAACATGTCGATCTGTCGATCGAGGCGAACGAGCGGGTCTGTATCGTCGGCCGCAACGGCGAAGGCAAATCCACCCTGATGAAGCTGATCGCCGGCGAGCTGCATGCCGACGACGGCGAGGTGCGCGTGCAGAACGGCATCGTGGTCGCGCGGATGGCGCAGGAAGTGCCGCACGGCACCGAAGGCAGCGTGTTCGATGTGGTCGCCGAGGGGCTGGGCGACCTGGGCCGGCTGCTGGCGCGTTATCACCACCTGCTCGATGCGGGCGATTTCGATGCGCTCGGCGACGTGCAGCACCAGATCGAGGCGCAGCACGGCTGGGACCTGGATCGCCGCGTCAGCGACGTGATCACCCAGCTGGAGCTGCCTGGCGAGGCCGACTTCGCCGCGTTGTCCGGCGGCATGAAGCGCCGCGTGCTGCTGGCCCAGGCGCTGGTGCGCAAGCCCGACGTGCTGCTGCTGGATGAGCCGACCAACCACCTCGACATCGAGGCGATCGGCTGGCTGGAAAGCTTCCTCAAGCAGTTCGCCGGCAGCATCATCTTCGTCACCCACGACCGCAGCTTCCTGCGCGCGCTGGCCACCCGCATCGTCGAGATCGACCGCGGTGCGCTGACCGACTGGCCCGGCGACTACGACAACTACCTGCGCCGGCGCGAGGAACGCCTGCACGCCGAAGCGCAGGCGAACGCGCTGTTCGACAAGAAGCTGGCGCAGGAAGAAGTGTGGATCCGCCAGGGCGTCAAGGCCCGGCGCACGCGCAACGAAGGCCGCGTGCGCGCGCTGAAGGCGCTGCGCAACGAGCGCGCCGAGCGGCGCAACCTCGGCGGCAACGTGAAGATGACCGCGGCCAACGCGCAGGCCTCGGGCAAGAAGGTGATCGACCTGCAACACGTACATCAGGCCTACGGCGGCCGCGTGCTGATCGACGACCTTTCCACCACCATCATGCGCGGCGACCGCATCGGCATCATCGGCCCGAACGGTGCCGGCAAGAGCACGCTGCTGAAGATCATGCTGGGCGAGCTCAAGCCACAGCGCGGCAGCGCGGAACTGGGCACCGGCATCCAGGTCGCCTACTTCGACCAGCACCGGCTGCAGCTCAACGATCAGCTCAATGCGCTGGACAATGTGGCCGAAGGCCGCGAGTACATCGAGCTCAACGGCCAACGCAAACACATCATCGGCTACCTGCAGGATTTCCTGTTCTCGCCCGAGCGTGCGCGCGCGCCGATCACCCGCCTGTCCGGCGGCGAGCGCAACCGCCTGCTGCTGGCCAAGCTGTTCGCCCAGCCGTCCAACCTGCTGGTGATGGACGAACCCACCAACGACCTCGACGTGGAAACACTCGAACTGCTGGAAGAACTGCTGACCGACTACCAGGGCACCCTGCTGCTGGTCTCGCATGACCGCGCCTTCCTCGACAACGTGGTTTCCAGCACGCTGGTGCTGGAAGGCGAAGGCCGCATCGGCGAATACGTGGGCGGCTACAGCGACTGGCTGCGCCAGCGGCCGGCACCGCGCAGTGCCGCCACTGCGGGCAAATCTCCCGCACCGGCCCCCGTTGCGCCGGCTGCACCGAAGCGCAAGCGCAGCTTCAAGGAACAGCACGAACTGGAACAGCTGCCGAAACGCATCGAGCAACTCGAAACCGATATCGCCGGCCGCACCGCCGCGATGAACGCACCGGCGTTTTTTCAGCAGGACAGCGCCACGATCGTCAAGGCGAACGAGGCACTGGTGGCGTTGCAGGCCGAACTCGACACGGCTTACGCGCGCTGGTCCGAACTGGACGGCTGA
- the metK gene encoding methionine adenosyltransferase: MSNYLFTSESVSEGHPDKVADQISDAVLDAIIAQDPRARVACETMVKTGVAIVAGEITTGAWIDLEAITRKVILDIGYDSSDVGFDGATCGVINLIGKQSPDINQGVDRKNPEDQGAGDQGLMFGYATNETKDFMPAAIYYSHRLVEQQAKVRKRKNSPLPWLRPDAKSQVTLRYENGVATAIDAVVLSTQHDPSVKQKDLIEAVREHILKPVLPAKLLHKATKIHINPTGKFVIGGPVGDCGLTGRKIIVDTYGGWARHGGGAFSGKDPSKVDRSAAYAARYVAKNIVAAGIADRCEVQVSYAIGVAHPTSISVTTFGTGKISDEKIEKLIRKHFDLRPYGILQMLDLIHPMYQQTASYGHFGRTPQLVKDANGKSYTTFSWEKTDRAEALRKDAKLK, translated from the coding sequence ATGTCCAACTACCTGTTCACCTCCGAATCGGTCTCCGAAGGCCATCCGGACAAAGTCGCCGACCAGATCTCCGACGCCGTGCTCGACGCGATCATCGCGCAGGACCCGCGCGCCCGCGTGGCCTGCGAAACCATGGTCAAGACCGGCGTGGCGATCGTCGCCGGCGAAATCACCACCGGCGCGTGGATCGATCTGGAGGCGATCACCCGCAAGGTGATCCTCGACATCGGCTACGACTCCAGCGACGTCGGCTTCGACGGCGCCACCTGCGGCGTGATCAACCTGATCGGCAAGCAGTCGCCGGACATCAACCAGGGCGTGGACCGCAAGAACCCGGAAGACCAGGGTGCCGGCGACCAGGGCCTGATGTTCGGCTACGCCACCAACGAGACGAAGGACTTCATGCCGGCGGCGATCTACTACTCGCACCGCCTGGTCGAGCAGCAGGCGAAAGTGCGCAAGCGGAAGAACTCGCCGCTGCCGTGGCTGCGCCCGGACGCCAAGAGCCAGGTCACCCTGCGCTACGAGAACGGCGTGGCCACTGCGATCGACGCCGTGGTGCTGTCGACCCAGCATGACCCGTCGGTCAAGCAGAAGGACCTGATCGAGGCGGTGCGCGAGCACATCCTCAAGCCCGTGCTGCCGGCCAAGCTGCTGCACAAGGCCACCAAGATCCACATCAACCCGACCGGCAAGTTCGTCATCGGCGGCCCGGTGGGCGACTGTGGCCTGACCGGCCGCAAGATCATCGTCGACACCTACGGCGGCTGGGCCCGTCATGGCGGCGGCGCGTTCTCCGGCAAGGACCCGTCCAAGGTCGACCGTTCGGCCGCCTATGCCGCGCGTTACGTGGCGAAGAACATCGTCGCCGCCGGCATCGCCGACCGCTGCGAGGTGCAGGTCAGCTACGCGATCGGCGTGGCGCATCCCACCTCGATCTCGGTCACCACCTTCGGCACCGGCAAGATCAGCGACGAGAAGATCGAGAAGCTGATCCGCAAGCACTTCGACCTGCGCCCGTACGGCATCCTGCAGATGCTCGACCTGATCCACCCGATGTACCAGCAGACCGCCAGCTACGGCCACTTCGGCCGCACCCCGCAGCTGGTCAAGGACGCCAACGGCAAGTCCTACACCACGTTCTCGTGGGAAAAGACCGACCGCGCCGAGGCGCTGCGCAAGGATGCGAAGCTGAAGTAA